A window from Bacteroidota bacterium encodes these proteins:
- a CDS encoding GAF domain-containing protein encodes MGNYREAFDNINRFLVYYRSKSKIEDRKSWGEWLLGRAFLHSGAADSGLYYGKHSLLLARQANYRQYLREVTQLIAESAAELKKYDTAYTYLLLSSHYKDSLNGEEMSRRTAMLQANNDLDKKQTEIELQKAKIRKERALLVMVLGGFVSVILISVILLRNNRQKQKANLLLQKQKQEIDKKAAELAEQKDNLEQSHRNMELLGDIGRKITSSLSVETIIGTVYDNVNALMDASVFGIGIYHEDTKYIDFPATYENGVALPAYSNSIYEENRFASLCFISGKEIVMADLQTEYKNYLQDVLVPKQGQQPVSLIYLPLKAKDKMFGVITVQSFQKNAYSEYHLYMLRTIAIYAAIALENAESYKKLNQTVDSLQKTQSQLIQSEKMASLGELTAGIAHEIQNPLNFVNNFSEVNTELIDELQEETNKGNLELVRSIAKDIKENEQKIVHHGKRADAIVKSMLQHTRSSSGKKEATDLNMLADEYLRLAYHGLRAKDKSFNATMKTDFDESIGNINIIPQDIGRVVLNLINNAFYAVDEKKKQNLNACPDDAVGRGYEPTVLVSTKKTNGKVEISVKDNGNGIPQKVLDKIFQPFFTTKPTGQGTGLGLSLSYDIVKAHGGELKVETKHVAGLPVETSSQAGSEFIIVLPVN; translated from the coding sequence ATGGGTAACTATCGTGAAGCATTTGATAACATTAACCGGTTCCTGGTTTATTACAGATCGAAATCGAAAATTGAAGACCGGAAATCCTGGGGCGAATGGCTACTTGGAAGAGCTTTTCTGCACTCAGGAGCGGCTGATAGTGGTTTGTATTATGGGAAACATAGTTTACTTCTTGCCAGGCAGGCAAATTACCGGCAATATCTGCGGGAGGTAACTCAACTTATAGCTGAGTCAGCCGCAGAACTAAAAAAATATGATACTGCTTATACTTACCTGTTGCTTTCTTCACATTATAAAGACAGTTTGAATGGAGAAGAAATGTCCCGCAGGACCGCGATGTTGCAGGCTAATAACGATCTTGATAAAAAACAGACTGAGATCGAGCTGCAAAAAGCAAAGATCCGCAAAGAACGGGCATTGCTTGTTATGGTATTAGGGGGTTTTGTTTCTGTGATCCTTATTTCCGTTATTTTACTCCGCAACAACCGTCAAAAGCAAAAAGCAAATCTTTTATTGCAGAAACAAAAGCAGGAGATTGATAAAAAAGCAGCGGAGTTAGCCGAACAAAAAGATAATCTGGAGCAATCTCATCGTAATATGGAATTGCTTGGAGATATTGGCCGAAAGATCACTTCTTCGCTTTCTGTCGAAACTATTATTGGTACTGTATATGATAATGTAAATGCCTTGATGGATGCTTCAGTATTTGGAATAGGCATCTATCATGAAGACACAAAATATATCGATTTCCCTGCCACCTATGAAAATGGTGTGGCATTACCCGCTTATTCAAATTCCATCTATGAAGAAAACCGTTTTGCGAGTTTATGTTTTATCAGCGGTAAGGAAATTGTAATGGCTGATTTGCAAACAGAATATAAGAATTACCTGCAGGATGTGTTAGTGCCCAAACAGGGTCAACAGCCTGTATCACTTATCTATCTTCCGTTAAAAGCAAAAGACAAAATGTTTGGCGTGATCACCGTTCAAAGCTTTCAAAAAAATGCTTATTCAGAATATCATTTATATATGCTGCGTACCATTGCGATTTATGCGGCGATAGCTTTGGAAAATGCAGAGTCGTATAAAAAATTAAATCAAACTGTCGATAGTTTACAGAAAACACAATCCCAGCTCATTCAATCAGAGAAAATGGCTTCATTGGGTGAATTGACGGCTGGCATTGCACATGAAATTCAGAACCCGTTGAATTTTGTCAATAATTTTTCAGAAGTGAATACTGAATTGATTGACGAGTTGCAGGAAGAGACAAATAAAGGCAACCTGGAATTGGTGAGATCCATTGCAAAGGATATTAAAGAGAATGAGCAAAAGATCGTTCACCATGGTAAAAGAGCAGATGCCATTGTAAAAAGTATGCTGCAACACACAAGAAGCAGCAGTGGTAAAAAAGAAGCTACAGATCTTAATATGTTAGCTGATGAGTATTTAAGATTAGCTTATCATGGATTAAGAGCAAAAGACAAATCATTCAACGCAACGATGAAAACCGATTTTGATGAATCGATTGGCAATATCAATATTATTCCACAGGATATTGGGAGGGTTGTTTTGAATTTGATCAACAATGCATTTTATGCAGTGGATGAAAAAAAGAAACAGAATCTAAATGCCTGCCCGGATGATGCGGTCGGACGGGGATACGAGCCGACAGTTTTAGTAAGTACCAAAAAGACCAATGGTAAAGTAGAAATAAGTGTAAAAGATAATGGCAATGGCATTCCCCAAAAAGTACTGGATAAAATTTTTCAACCATTCTTTACTACTAAACCAACAGGACAAGGAACAGGTTTGGGCTTGTCATTAAGTTATGATATTGTAAAAGCACATGGCGGAGAGTTGAAAGTAGAAACAAAACATGTGGCCGGATTGCCTGTTGAAACTTCATCGCAGGCAGGAAGTGAATTTATTATTGTTTTACCTGTTAATTAA